The proteins below come from a single Plantactinospora sp. KBS50 genomic window:
- a CDS encoding helix-turn-helix transcriptional regulator: protein MAPRQSPTVKRRRLALTLRQLRERAGLSAAEAARAVEHDTSWLSRIETAEVRPHPNDVRALLALYGVDESQAEAVVAVARQARQRGWWQQYSNVLPDWFVTYLGMESEASAIRSYQCQTVPGLLQTEGYARAAIRGAPVPVPEEEIERQVALRIERQAVLAAEDHPTLRVILDEGAVRRLVGGPQVMREQLDRLVRESSRPRIRIQLLPFSAGTGFDGSFVMLDFPPLPEPYPDPAESRLVYVDTLAGALYLEGPTQVSAYSAAFEQLAAAALATRQTRDRLREMARDLAG from the coding sequence GTGGCCCCCCGCCAGAGCCCGACGGTCAAGCGCCGCAGGCTCGCCCTGACGCTGCGCCAACTGCGCGAACGAGCCGGGCTGAGCGCCGCGGAGGCGGCCCGGGCGGTGGAGCACGACACGAGCTGGCTGTCCCGGATCGAAACGGCCGAGGTCCGCCCGCACCCCAACGACGTCCGCGCGCTGCTCGCGCTCTACGGCGTCGACGAGAGCCAGGCCGAGGCCGTGGTCGCGGTGGCCCGGCAGGCGCGGCAGCGCGGTTGGTGGCAGCAGTACAGCAACGTGCTGCCGGACTGGTTCGTCACGTACCTCGGGATGGAGTCCGAGGCGTCGGCCATCCGCTCGTACCAGTGCCAGACCGTGCCGGGGCTGCTGCAGACCGAGGGCTACGCGCGGGCCGCCATCAGGGGAGCGCCGGTACCGGTACCCGAGGAGGAGATCGAGCGGCAGGTCGCGCTGCGCATCGAGCGGCAGGCCGTGCTGGCCGCGGAGGACCATCCCACGCTGCGGGTCATCCTCGACGAGGGCGCCGTGCGCCGGCTCGTGGGCGGCCCGCAGGTGATGCGGGAACAGCTCGACCGGCTGGTCCGGGAGTCCAGCCGACCCCGCATCCGGATCCAGTTGCTGCCCTTCTCCGCCGGCACCGGTTTCGACGGCAGCTTCGTGATGCTCGACTTCCCGCCGCTGCCCGAGCCGTACCCCGATCCGGCCGAGTCCCGGCTGGTGTACGTCGACACCCTGGCCGGCGCGTTGTACCTGGAGGGCCCCACCCAGGTCTCCGCGTACTCCGCGGCGTTCGAGCAGCTCGCGGCCGCCGCGCTGGCGACCCGCCAGACCCGGGACCGGCTCCGCGAGATGGCCAGGGACCTGGCCGGATAG
- a CDS encoding peptidoglycan recognition family protein, whose product MSVPIPRRSLLRGAALLTGAAAVPLAARPALATVNQPTIANCATWGARPPSTAVTVLNNRPNKIIIHHTAFPNSTDYSQAQAYANSRDIQNLHMDTNGWLDSGQHFTNSRGGYLTEGRHGSLYALLHGQTMVQGAHCVGQNNQAIGIENDGIYLDVQPPVALWNSLVLFCAFTCQQYAIPATEIYGHMDFNNTQCPGLLHERLPELRSAVAAAIG is encoded by the coding sequence ATGTCCGTCCCGATCCCCCGCCGCTCGCTCCTGCGCGGTGCCGCGCTGCTGACCGGCGCGGCGGCGGTACCACTCGCCGCCCGGCCGGCCCTGGCCACCGTCAACCAGCCGACCATCGCCAACTGCGCCACCTGGGGCGCCCGGCCGCCGTCCACCGCGGTCACGGTGCTGAACAACAGGCCCAACAAGATCATCATCCACCACACCGCGTTCCCGAACTCCACCGACTACAGCCAGGCGCAGGCGTACGCCAACTCCCGCGACATCCAGAACCTGCACATGGACACCAACGGCTGGCTCGACTCCGGCCAGCACTTCACGAACAGCCGGGGTGGCTACCTCACCGAGGGCCGGCACGGCAGCCTGTACGCGTTGCTGCACGGTCAGACCATGGTGCAGGGCGCGCACTGCGTCGGGCAGAACAACCAGGCCATCGGCATCGAGAACGACGGCATCTACCTGGACGTGCAGCCGCCCGTCGCGCTCTGGAACAGCCTGGTGCTGTTCTGCGCCTTCACCTGCCAGCAGTACGCCATCCCGGCGACCGAGATCTACGGGCACATGGACTTCAACAACACCCAGTGCCCCGGCCTGCTCCACGAGCGGCTGCCCGAACTGCGCTCGGCGGTGGCCGCCGCGATCGGCTGA
- a CDS encoding cellulose binding domain-containing protein — MSAFPSSAQRVGANPVRPSAVRRPAFFLAALILLAAVALLAVQLPARGASVPEPTPGAPVTGNATHFDGLGAPYGGCGLPQSVLDSQDFVALNVYNLPGDYSSFPTRPLPASQADKIGLWDNGRNCGRYVQVSIGDYCTGTNDGAPNQAFCRNGSWVADAYNGASLTMLVADSCGDGNAWCRDDPYHLDLSTPSLNRFVKNGAPVGDMNPTHWNNRHVSWNFVPAPNYSGDINIGFLQGAQVYWPAISVSHLANGIHGVEYLTGGTWQAAQMNSDMGQSFIIGATTSGGTDFRIRVRDVNDSLINNGREYRFTLPASCGSQCSTAYTGISYTTSDGTGPTASPTVTASPTASPTPTASPTPTASPTASPTPTASPTPTGPAGNCTVSYQIVSAWAGGFQVQVTVSNNGTVASTGWTSTVTFAGGQQMVSSWNATVTQSGQSLVADNVGWNGAIPAGGQTSWGMVVNGAASPPTSTGCTLR, encoded by the coding sequence ATGTCCGCCTTTCCCTCCTCGGCGCAGCGCGTGGGGGCGAATCCCGTCCGCCCGTCCGCCGTCCGCCGCCCGGCCTTCTTCCTGGCCGCGCTGATCCTGCTGGCCGCCGTCGCACTGTTGGCCGTGCAACTTCCCGCCCGCGGTGCCTCGGTACCGGAACCCACTCCCGGCGCGCCGGTGACCGGCAACGCCACCCACTTCGACGGACTCGGGGCGCCGTACGGCGGCTGCGGGCTTCCGCAGTCCGTGCTCGACAGCCAGGACTTCGTCGCACTGAACGTCTACAACCTGCCCGGCGACTACTCGTCGTTCCCCACCAGGCCGCTGCCGGCCTCCCAGGCGGACAAGATCGGTCTGTGGGACAACGGGCGCAACTGCGGCCGGTACGTCCAGGTCAGCATCGGTGACTACTGCACCGGGACCAACGACGGCGCACCCAACCAGGCGTTCTGCCGCAACGGGTCCTGGGTGGCCGACGCGTACAACGGGGCGAGCCTGACCATGCTGGTGGCCGACAGTTGCGGCGACGGGAACGCCTGGTGCCGCGACGACCCGTACCACCTGGACCTCTCCACCCCGTCGCTGAACCGGTTCGTCAAGAACGGGGCGCCGGTCGGCGACATGAACCCGACGCACTGGAACAACCGGCACGTCTCGTGGAACTTCGTGCCGGCGCCCAACTACAGCGGAGACATCAACATCGGGTTCCTCCAGGGTGCCCAGGTGTACTGGCCGGCGATCTCGGTGTCCCACCTGGCCAACGGCATTCACGGGGTGGAGTACCTGACCGGCGGAACCTGGCAGGCCGCGCAGATGAACTCCGACATGGGACAGTCGTTCATCATCGGCGCCACCACCTCGGGCGGCACGGACTTCCGGATCCGGGTGCGGGACGTCAACGACAGCCTGATCAACAATGGCCGGGAGTACCGGTTCACGCTGCCCGCCTCCTGCGGCAGCCAGTGCTCGACCGCGTACACCGGGATCAGCTACACCACGTCGGACGGCACCGGCCCGACGGCGAGCCCCACGGTCACGGCCAGCCCGACCGCGAGCCCGACGCCGACGGCCAGCCCGACCCCCACGGCGAGCCCGACCGCGAGCCCGACGCCGACGGCCAGCCCGACCCCCACGGGGCCGGCGGGGAACTGCACGGTCAGCTACCAGATCGTCAGCGCCTGGGCCGGCGGCTTCCAGGTCCAGGTGACGGTGTCGAACAACGGTACGGTGGCCAGCACCGGTTGGACCAGCACGGTGACCTTCGCCGGCGGGCAGCAGATGGTCAGCTCGTGGAACGCGACCGTGACCCAGTCCGGGCAGAGTCTGGTGGCGGACAACGTCGGCTGGAACGGCGCGATCCCGGCCGGTGGCCAGACGAGTTGGGGCATGGTGGTCAACGGCGCGGCATCCCCGCCGACGAGCACCGGCTGCACGCTGCGGTAG
- a CDS encoding cupin domain-containing protein, translated as MEHYTIATTAESSPDFRRVLWTGRHTQLVVMTIPPGGEIGEEVHEDTDQILSFVSGTAEARVDGETRAVAAGDLVVVPAGRRHNFVNTGPNPLVLYTVYGPPEHADQAVHHTREEADALEAAGRDEPPTS; from the coding sequence ATGGAGCACTACACGATCGCCACCACCGCGGAGAGCAGCCCCGACTTCCGTCGCGTGCTGTGGACCGGCCGGCACACCCAACTCGTCGTCATGACCATTCCGCCCGGCGGCGAGATCGGCGAGGAGGTGCACGAGGACACCGACCAGATCCTCAGCTTCGTCAGCGGCACCGCCGAGGCGCGCGTCGACGGCGAGACCCGGGCGGTGGCGGCCGGTGACCTGGTGGTGGTCCCCGCCGGCCGCCGGCACAACTTCGTCAACACCGGCCCCAACCCGCTGGTGCTCTACACCGTCTACGGCCCGCCCGAGCACGCCGACCAGGCGGTGCACCACACCCGGGAGGAGGCCGACGCCCTGGAGGCCGCCGGTCGGGACGAACCGCCCACCTCCTGA
- a CDS encoding aldo/keto reductase has translation MTRPAGQPIADLPKNVSMPLIGFGTWQVTGQTGYEAIRAALDAGYRHLDTATMYGNETEVGRAVRDSGVPREDVFITTKLPAQQAGNERRTLDASLAALDCDYVDLWLIHWPPGGEAGVDTWRELLAARDAGRARAVGVSNYSTAQLDELIEATGEAPAVNQIKWSPALYDGPRAAEHRDRGVVLEGYSAFKNVDLSDPVLVRIAGTHGVTPAQVVLRWHVDHGFVAIPKSVTPERIRSNLDVFGFSLSEAELAEIDGLSGGRG, from the coding sequence ATGACGAGACCTGCGGGACAACCCATCGCCGACCTGCCAAAGAACGTGTCCATGCCGCTGATCGGCTTCGGCACCTGGCAGGTCACCGGGCAGACCGGCTACGAGGCCATCCGTGCGGCGCTGGACGCCGGCTACCGGCACCTGGACACCGCCACCATGTACGGGAACGAGACGGAGGTCGGCCGCGCGGTCCGGGACAGCGGCGTCCCCCGGGAGGATGTCTTCATCACCACCAAGCTGCCGGCGCAGCAGGCCGGCAACGAGCGGAGGACGCTGGATGCCAGCCTGGCGGCGCTGGACTGCGACTACGTCGACCTCTGGCTGATCCACTGGCCGCCCGGCGGCGAGGCGGGCGTGGACACCTGGCGGGAACTCCTGGCGGCCCGCGACGCGGGTCGGGCCAGGGCCGTGGGGGTCAGCAACTACAGCACCGCCCAGCTCGACGAGCTGATCGAGGCGACCGGCGAGGCGCCGGCGGTCAACCAGATCAAGTGGAGCCCGGCCCTGTACGACGGGCCGCGGGCGGCGGAGCACCGGGACCGCGGGGTGGTGCTGGAGGGCTACAGCGCCTTCAAGAACGTCGACCTGAGCGACCCGGTGCTCGTCCGGATCGCCGGTACGCACGGGGTCACGCCGGCCCAGGTGGTGCTGCGCTGGCACGTCGACCACGGCTTCGTCGCGATCCCCAAGTCGGTCACGCCGGAACGGATCAGGTCCAACCTGGATGTCTTCGGCTTCTCGCTGTCCGAGGCGGAACTCGCCGAGATCGACGGCCTCAGCGGCGGCCGGGGTTGA
- a CDS encoding helix-turn-helix transcriptional regulator: MPTVTDAGSTVPRRQLGRRLRQLREDAGITVKAAADALEWSTPKLWRIEGGMVSMRSLDVEAMCRVYAAPRTVTDELMTLAKQTRTRGWWHAYADVIPGWFELYVGLEAAASRLRTYAPEVVPGLLRTEAYAEEALRVTQPALPDEAVRRMVAVTGHRQATLSRRTPPPPKLEVVLNESVLRRSLRDRAAMAAQLHHILALTERRTATVRIMPLDAGLHPAVAAGGTFTILTFTPRDSGEAEPPTVYHEGLTAASYLDKTADVEAYDNAWAGLRGAVLDEADSRALLADAAKSYE; encoded by the coding sequence ATGCCGACGGTCACGGATGCCGGCTCGACCGTGCCGCGTCGCCAGTTGGGCCGTCGGCTACGGCAGCTACGCGAGGACGCCGGCATCACCGTCAAGGCAGCCGCCGACGCGCTGGAGTGGTCGACCCCCAAACTGTGGCGCATCGAGGGCGGCATGGTCTCGATGCGCTCGCTCGACGTGGAGGCCATGTGCCGGGTGTACGCGGCACCCAGGACGGTGACCGACGAGCTGATGACCCTGGCCAAACAGACCCGCACCCGAGGTTGGTGGCACGCGTACGCCGACGTCATCCCCGGCTGGTTCGAGCTGTACGTCGGGCTGGAGGCCGCGGCCAGCCGGCTGCGCACGTACGCCCCCGAGGTGGTGCCGGGGCTGCTGCGCACCGAGGCGTACGCCGAGGAGGCGCTGCGGGTCACCCAGCCGGCACTGCCCGACGAGGCCGTCCGGCGGATGGTGGCGGTGACCGGGCACCGGCAGGCCACGCTGTCCCGGCGCACCCCGCCGCCGCCGAAACTGGAGGTCGTGCTCAACGAGTCGGTGCTGCGCCGGTCGCTGCGGGACCGCGCGGCGATGGCCGCCCAACTGCATCACATCCTGGCCCTCACCGAGCGCCGCACGGCAACGGTGCGGATCATGCCGCTGGACGCCGGACTGCACCCGGCGGTGGCGGCCGGCGGCACCTTCACGATCCTCACCTTCACCCCGCGGGACAGCGGCGAGGCCGAACCGCCGACCGTCTACCACGAGGGCCTGACCGCAGCGTCCTACCTGGACAAAACGGCCGACGTGGAGGCGTACGACAACGCCTGGGCCGGCCTGCGCGGCGCGGTGCTGGACGAGGCCGACTCCCGGGCGCTGCTGGCCGACGCCGCCAAGTCCTACGAGTGA
- a CDS encoding cellulose binding domain-containing protein — protein MRRPIRTILAAGLLAAGGLVVVVAANPAAADTQICDQYGTTTAAGRYVVQNNRWGTSAQQCINATDSGFTITTQQGSAATNGAPVSYPSIYLGCHYTNCSPGSPLPMQLGSIGSATSSINYTYVSGAVYDAAYDIWLDPSPKRDGVNQMEVMIWFNRQGPIQPIGSVVGNANIAGRSWEVWRGSNGANNVISYVAPSAISSLTFSVLDFLADVRNRGAITNSWYLTSIQAGFEPWQGGAGLGVSGFSATVNGGTPPTTTPPTTAPPTTAPPTTAPPTTAPPSTGGACRVTYTANTWSGGFTADVTIANTGSSAVNGWTLTYNLPAGQQVSNAWNATVSQSGSAVTARNVGYNGTIPPGGSASFGYQGTLSGGYSAPSGFALNGTACTQG, from the coding sequence ATGAGACGCCCTATCCGGACCATCCTCGCCGCCGGCCTGCTCGCCGCGGGCGGGCTGGTCGTGGTCGTGGCCGCCAACCCGGCCGCCGCCGACACCCAGATCTGCGACCAGTACGGCACGACCACCGCCGCCGGCCGGTACGTCGTACAGAACAACCGCTGGGGCACCTCGGCCCAGCAGTGCATCAACGCCACCGACTCCGGCTTCACCATCACCACCCAGCAGGGTTCGGCCGCCACCAACGGCGCGCCGGTGTCGTACCCCTCCATCTACCTGGGCTGCCACTACACCAACTGCTCGCCCGGCTCCCCGCTGCCGATGCAGTTGGGCAGCATCGGCAGCGCGACCAGCAGCATCAACTACACGTACGTGAGCGGGGCGGTCTACGACGCCGCGTACGACATCTGGCTGGACCCGAGTCCCAAGCGGGACGGGGTGAACCAGATGGAGGTGATGATCTGGTTCAACCGCCAGGGTCCGATCCAGCCGATCGGCTCCGTGGTGGGCAACGCCAACATCGCCGGACGCAGCTGGGAGGTGTGGCGCGGCAGCAACGGCGCCAACAACGTCATCTCGTACGTCGCGCCGTCGGCGATCAGCAGCCTCACCTTCAGCGTCCTGGACTTCCTGGCCGACGTGCGCAACCGCGGCGCCATCACCAACAGCTGGTACCTGACCAGCATCCAGGCCGGGTTCGAGCCCTGGCAGGGCGGCGCCGGGCTGGGCGTGAGCGGCTTCTCGGCCACGGTCAACGGCGGCACGCCGCCGACCACCACGCCGCCCACCACCGCGCCACCGACCACCGCACCGCCCACCACCGCGCCACCGACCACCGCACCGCCGTCCACCGGCGGCGCCTGCCGGGTCACCTACACGGCCAACACCTGGAGCGGCGGCTTCACCGCGGACGTGACGATCGCGAACACCGGGTCCAGTGCCGTCAACGGCTGGACGCTCACCTACAACCTGCCGGCGGGCCAGCAGGTCAGCAACGCCTGGAACGCCACCGTCAGCCAGAGCGGATCGGCGGTGACCGCCCGCAACGTCGGCTACAACGGCACCATCCCGCCCGGCGGCTCGGCCAGCTTCGGCTACCAGGGCACGCTCAGCGGCGGCTACTCGGCACCGAGCGGCTTCGCCCTCAACGGCACGGCCTGCACCCAGGGCTGA
- a CDS encoding FAD-dependent monooxygenase, whose protein sequence is MIQSTLRVLVVGAGIAGLAAARALRLAGFRPEVVERLPAPMPSVEGIFLPGNADRALRHLELDGPLRRLGQVIERQRFLDVSGRQLCEVDLGGLWAGVGDCRALSRSDLHEVLLDGAGGPVRHGVEVYEVRPGRYGVSVVFADGAEETYDLVVGADGPRSAVRTLAALGGPPRLAGQVAYRGVVDGGPEVRDWVAVLGQRAGFLVMPMGGGRLYCYADESGTEVPADPLARLRELFAGYGGPVPGVLDALRDVRVAPTDELDLGRWSHGRVVLVGDAAHATAPTLSQGAAMAVEDAVVLAAALRAGESVEEALRAYEVRRRPRAKWVRDRTHDRDRTRNVPPALRDPVLRGRGGRIFQQHYRLLLEPA, encoded by the coding sequence ATGATCCAGTCCACCCTGCGCGTTCTCGTCGTCGGAGCGGGTATAGCCGGGCTGGCGGCGGCCCGAGCGTTGCGGCTGGCCGGCTTCCGGCCCGAGGTGGTCGAGCGGCTGCCGGCGCCGATGCCCAGCGTGGAGGGCATCTTCCTGCCCGGGAACGCGGACCGGGCGCTGCGGCACCTGGAACTGGACGGGCCGCTGCGCCGGCTGGGTCAGGTCATCGAGCGGCAGCGGTTCCTCGACGTCTCCGGGCGGCAGCTCTGCGAGGTCGACCTGGGCGGCCTGTGGGCCGGCGTCGGCGACTGCCGGGCGCTGTCCCGTTCGGACCTGCACGAGGTGCTGCTCGACGGCGCCGGCGGGCCGGTCCGGCACGGCGTCGAGGTGTACGAGGTACGCCCGGGCCGGTACGGCGTCAGCGTGGTCTTCGCCGACGGCGCCGAGGAGACGTACGACCTGGTGGTGGGCGCGGACGGGCCGCGCTCGGCGGTGCGGACGCTGGCCGCGCTCGGCGGCCCGCCCCGGCTGGCCGGCCAGGTGGCCTACCGCGGGGTGGTCGACGGCGGCCCGGAGGTGCGCGACTGGGTCGCCGTGCTGGGCCAGCGGGCCGGCTTCCTCGTGATGCCGATGGGCGGCGGCCGGCTCTACTGCTACGCCGACGAGTCCGGCACCGAGGTGCCGGCCGACCCGCTGGCCCGGCTGCGGGAGCTGTTCGCCGGGTACGGCGGCCCGGTGCCGGGCGTGCTGGACGCGCTCCGCGACGTGCGGGTCGCGCCGACCGACGAACTCGACCTGGGCCGCTGGTCGCACGGCCGGGTGGTGCTGGTGGGCGACGCCGCGCACGCCACGGCGCCGACGCTGTCCCAGGGTGCGGCCATGGCCGTGGAGGACGCCGTCGTGCTGGCCGCCGCGCTGCGGGCCGGCGAGAGTGTCGAGGAGGCGCTGCGCGCGTACGAGGTCCGGCGACGGCCGCGGGCGAAGTGGGTCCGCGACCGGACCCACGACCGGGACCGGACCCGCAACGTGCCGCCGGCCCTGCGCGACCCGGTGCTGCGCGGCCGGGGCGGCCGGATCTTCCAGCAGCATTACCGGCTCCTGCTGGAACCGGCCTGA
- the ctaD gene encoding cytochrome c oxidase subunit I, with amino-acid sequence MTTVAPKPIVTRPWPVRQQVRGSALTRLLRTTDAKQIGIMYMVTAFAFFMIGGFMALLMRAELARPGLQFLSAEQYNQLFTMHGTIMLLFFATPIVFAFANFVTPLQIGAPDVSFPRLNSFAYWLYLFGGTMTVSGFLTPGGAADFGWFAYTPLSDAMNSPGVGANMWVVGLAISGLGTILGAVNMITTILTLRAPGMTMFRMPIFTWNILITSLLVIMVFPLLAAALFALAADRILGAHVYDPATGGPLLWQHLFWFFGHPEVYIVALPFFGIITEILPVFSRKPVFGYKGLVGATIAIAALSMSVWAHHMFATGQVLLPFFSFLSYLIAVPTGMKFFNWIGTMWRGQLSFETPMLWAVGFLTTFLFGGLTGVLLASPPVDFHVSDTYFVVAHFHYVLFGTIVFAVFAGIYFWFPKMFGRMLDERLGKIHFWLTFIGFHTTFLVQHWLGTEGMPRRYADYLPGDGFTTLNMISTIGSFIIGVSTLPFIYNCWKSYKTGPVVDVMDPWGHGNSLEWATSCPPPLRNFDRMPRIRSERPAFDLKFPELAAGQQSLAGPPEGGARPLTREANGGASYAESPHNR; translated from the coding sequence GTGACCACCGTCGCACCGAAGCCGATCGTGACCCGGCCGTGGCCGGTCCGGCAGCAGGTCAGAGGATCTGCCCTCACGCGGCTGCTGCGCACGACGGACGCGAAGCAGATCGGGATCATGTACATGGTCACCGCCTTCGCGTTCTTCATGATCGGCGGGTTCATGGCGCTGCTGATGCGCGCCGAGTTGGCCCGGCCGGGGCTGCAGTTCCTCTCGGCGGAGCAGTACAACCAGCTCTTCACCATGCACGGCACGATCATGCTGCTGTTCTTCGCGACGCCGATCGTGTTCGCCTTCGCCAACTTCGTCACGCCGTTGCAGATCGGCGCGCCGGACGTGTCGTTCCCGCGGCTGAACAGCTTCGCCTACTGGCTGTACCTGTTCGGCGGCACCATGACGGTCTCCGGCTTCCTCACCCCCGGTGGCGCGGCGGACTTCGGCTGGTTCGCCTACACCCCGCTCAGCGACGCGATGAACTCGCCCGGCGTGGGCGCGAACATGTGGGTCGTCGGTCTGGCGATCTCCGGTCTGGGCACCATCCTCGGCGCGGTCAACATGATCACCACGATCCTGACCCTGCGGGCGCCGGGCATGACGATGTTCCGGATGCCGATCTTCACCTGGAACATCCTGATCACCAGCCTCCTGGTGATCATGGTCTTCCCGCTGCTGGCCGCCGCGCTGTTCGCGCTGGCCGCCGACCGCATCCTGGGCGCGCACGTGTACGACCCGGCCACCGGCGGCCCGCTGCTGTGGCAGCACCTGTTCTGGTTCTTCGGCCACCCCGAGGTCTACATCGTGGCGCTGCCGTTCTTCGGCATCATCACCGAGATCCTTCCGGTCTTCTCCCGCAAGCCGGTCTTCGGCTACAAGGGCCTGGTGGGTGCGACCATCGCGATCGCGGCGCTGTCGATGAGCGTCTGGGCGCACCACATGTTCGCCACCGGCCAGGTGCTGCTGCCGTTCTTCAGCTTCCTCAGCTACCTGATCGCGGTGCCCACCGGGATGAAGTTCTTCAACTGGATCGGCACCATGTGGCGCGGGCAGCTCAGCTTCGAGACCCCGATGCTCTGGGCGGTCGGCTTCCTCACCACGTTCCTGTTCGGCGGCCTCACCGGCGTGCTGCTGGCCAGCCCGCCGGTGGACTTCCACGTCTCCGACACGTACTTCGTGGTGGCGCACTTCCACTACGTGCTGTTCGGCACGATCGTCTTCGCGGTGTTCGCCGGCATCTACTTCTGGTTCCCGAAGATGTTCGGCCGGATGCTGGACGAGCGACTCGGCAAGATCCACTTCTGGCTGACCTTCATCGGTTTCCACACCACCTTCCTCGTGCAGCACTGGCTCGGCACCGAGGGCATGCCCCGGCGGTACGCCGACTATCTGCCCGGCGACGGGTTCACCACGCTCAACATGATCTCCACGATCGGCTCGTTCATCATCGGCGTCTCGACCCTGCCGTTCATCTACAACTGCTGGAAGTCGTACAAGACCGGCCCGGTGGTGGACGTGATGGACCCGTGGGGCCACGGCAACTCGCTGGAGTGGGCGACCAGCTGCCCGCCGCCGCTGCGCAACTTCGACCGGATGCCGCGGATCCGCTCCGAGCGCCCCGCGTTCGACCTGAAGTTCCCGGAACTGGCCGCCGGGCAGCAGTCGCTGGCCGGTCCGCCGGAGGGCGGCGCGCGGCCACTCACCCGGGAGGCCAACGGCGGCGCCAGCTACGCGGAGAGCCCGCACAACCGGTAA